A window from Branchiostoma lanceolatum isolate klBraLanc5 chromosome 9, klBraLanc5.hap2, whole genome shotgun sequence encodes these proteins:
- the LOC136442043 gene encoding uncharacterized protein, protein MSVHCFIPVFSFLLKDIQEKPEQLAGLLDDISVDLEDISQEVEHVSVEWKQVATHENGLPYNALGSPMFVAPRPIDQKAINLMCNLIQETPLLPNVEHKEEDVTAPNWDLLYADRSEDVAVCCKVEGNEQELCIETLRQKTVDQYCYFWDHSMENALGVNEPCCEETGEGRVQCMDQARFGFDVDIHDADRTIELLQVPASQNIIQIIEKTKSPPAFDNKFCTWAKQQPYLDTTFGEATLQKLDPMQKISEVTRKLISCCYIDDDEPAIDQCMKSAREESIDQLCFEQHVLETGLPLIGPSVVTNIPAGMKAMLSYKDNIPVHPCCQRSYINRYSCFSQEWRGFEASMDTLDHTAEIAQYKEKYNQLKSKIAAKIDFEKTSCDTWYGGKVLPESVEEIKPEVQYPSDQASTQEIIDYINSINTTWKAGQNFEGWTEADLKGLCGTILDDPDKDKIPFKLHDVSNLEVPAKFDARDKWPNCVGPIRNQLSCGSCWAFAAVTTLSDRFCIQGGIDVVLSPQDMVSCDKANHGCNGGFLSLAWKYLEKSGVVEDCCMPYQSGSTRNVPPCPSSCMPEGTSGEVFRIYSDPMQIKTELMNHGPLQTGFTVYSDFMSYKSGYFRIRVGNSGIARNVYAGQPDV, encoded by the exons ATGTCAGTGCACTGTTTCATACCTGTCTTCTCGTTTCTCCTTAAAGATATCCAAGAGAAGCCTGAGCAGCTGGCTGGATTGTTGGATGACATCTCCGTGGATCTGGAGGACATCAGTCAGGAGGTGGAACACG TGAGCGTTGAGTGGAAGCAAGTCGCGACTCACGAGAATGGCCTACCCTACAACGCATTGGGCTCGCCCATGTTCGTGGCACCACGTCCGATCGACCAAAAGGCTATCAACCTCATGTGCAACTTGATCCAGGAAACACCCTTG CTGCCAAATGTCGAGCATAAGGAAGAAGACGTGACCGCACCCAACTGGGATCTTCTGTACGCTGACCGCTCAGAGGACGTGGCCGTGTGCTGTAAGGTGGAAGGAAACGAACAG GAGTTGTGCATTGAGACCCTGCGACAGAAGACTGTTGACCAGTACTGTTACTTCTGGGACCACTCCATGGAGAACGCCCTGGGCGTCAACGAGCCCTGTTGCGAGGAGACCGGGGAAGGACGCGTCCAGTGCATGGACCAGGCTCGCTTCGGCTTCGACGTCGAT aTCCATGACGCAGACAGGACCATTGAGCTGCTTCAGGTCCCTgcttcacaaaatatcatacagataaTCGAGAAGACCAAGAGCCCCCCTGCGTTCGACAACAAGTTCTGCACTTGGGCAAA GCAGCAGCCTTACCTGGACACCACTTTTGGGGAGGCCACCCTGCAGAAGCTGGACCCTATGCAGAAGATCAGTGAGGTCACCCGCAAACTCATCAGCTGCTGTTACATCGACGACGATGAGCCCGCCATCGACCAGTGCATGAAGAGTGCAAGGGAGGAGTCGATCGACCAGCTGTGTTTTGAACAGCACGTCTTG GAAACTGGCCTGCCCCTCATTGGTCCTTCGGTCGTCACTAACATCCCAGCTGGCATGAAGGCAATGCTGTCCTACAAGGACAACATCCCGGTCCATCCTTGCTGCCAGAGAAGCTACATCAACCGTTACTCCTGCTTCTCCCAAGAGTGGCGTGGATTCGAGGCTTCCATGGACACATTGGACCACACTGCCGAGATTGCACAGTACAAGGAGAAGTATAACCAGTTGAAATCCAAGATTGCA GCGAAGATAGATTTTGAGAAGACTAGCTGTGACACATGGTATGGAGGTAAAG TTCTGCCGGAATCAGTCGAGGAGATCAAGCCAGAG GTCCAGTACCCGAGTGACCAGGCTTCAACACAGGAGATCATTGACTATATCAACTCCATCAACACAACATGGAAG GCGGGACAGAACTTCGAGGGTTGGACAGAGGCGGACTTGAAGGGACTGTGTGGCACAATACTCGATGACCCCGACAAAGACAAGATCCCTTTCAAGCTGCACGACGTTTCTAATCTG GAAGTCCCTGCCAAGTTTGATGCCAGAGATAAGTGGCCTAACTGCGTTGGGCCGATTCGGAACCAATTATCATGTGGCAGCTGTTGG GCGTTTGCTGCTGTGACAACGCTGAGTGACCGTTTTTGTATCCAGGGGGGGATTGATGTAGTTCTTTCTCCTCAAGACATGGTCTCCTGCGACAAGGCCAATCACGG ATGTAATGGTGGTTTCCTTTCTCTGGCATGGAAGTACTTGGAGAAAAGTGGCGTGGTTGAAGACTGCTGCATGCCCTATCAAAGCGGCTCCACGAGAAACGTTCCCCCGTGCCCGTCTTCCTGCATGCCAGAAGGCACCT